One Thermodesulfobacteriota bacterium genomic window carries:
- a CDS encoding sigma 54-interacting transcriptional regulator, giving the protein MDNGAILFICRRNSARSQMAEGFAKQLAPKGLTIFSAGLAPAEKIHPLAVAVMAEFGIDISSQRPKRIQDLPPLRFDLAVTLCSSVASELASLAIAGSPANVHWNLDDPAVNGENGPEAMASFRNSAPQIRDLVSGLFDRGYFEAFALQKQNMDRIIDNLAEGVIAHDLNRTIFFFSRGAERLTGLSATEVIGKDCHEIFNPRLCGDKCSFCDPGDIPEFRKKCYTTVLPEARGERKELDVTVVPMTGADGKMRGVVASLIDKTAWKRGSYDREDGLQSFAGIIGQTPAMKQVFQQIRDLAAYDAPVHISGETGTGKELVARAIHSESTRRDNLFVPINCGALPEGLVESELFGHIKGSFSGAVRDKKGRFELADRGTLFLDEIAELPKTAQVKLLRFLQEGILEKVGSEKILTANVRIVSASNKDLKKEVEKGTFRDDLYYRINVIPIVLPPLRERKNDIPLLVRHFLNAEHNRHNGKRPEISDEALAAIMDYSWPGNVRELENTIQFAVIKCRNNIIKPADLPMELVRSGERSGQRGPVPKLDGRSVKEALEKAGGNKSKAARLLGVGRATLYRFLEIHPELDIADQ; this is encoded by the coding sequence ATGGATAACGGCGCCATTCTTTTTATCTGCCGGCGCAACTCCGCCCGGAGCCAGATGGCGGAAGGATTCGCCAAGCAACTGGCACCGAAGGGACTGACCATATTCAGCGCCGGTCTGGCGCCGGCCGAAAAAATTCATCCGCTGGCCGTGGCCGTGATGGCCGAGTTCGGCATCGATATCTCAAGTCAGCGTCCCAAGCGGATCCAGGACCTGCCCCCCCTGCGGTTTGACCTGGCCGTAACCCTCTGTTCATCCGTCGCGTCGGAACTTGCCAGTCTGGCCATCGCCGGGTCTCCGGCCAATGTCCACTGGAATCTCGATGATCCGGCGGTTAACGGTGAAAACGGGCCGGAAGCAATGGCATCCTTCCGCAACTCCGCGCCGCAGATCCGTGATCTGGTGTCCGGCCTGTTTGACCGGGGTTACTTTGAGGCTTTTGCCCTGCAGAAGCAGAATATGGACCGGATTATCGACAACCTGGCCGAAGGGGTCATTGCCCACGATCTGAACCGGACCATCTTCTTCTTCAGCCGCGGCGCCGAACGCCTGACCGGCCTGTCGGCCACCGAGGTCATCGGCAAGGACTGCCACGAGATTTTCAACCCCCGGTTGTGCGGCGACAAGTGTTCTTTCTGCGATCCGGGCGACATTCCGGAATTCAGGAAAAAGTGCTACACCACCGTGTTGCCCGAGGCCCGGGGGGAGAGAAAGGAACTGGACGTGACGGTGGTGCCCATGACGGGGGCGGACGGCAAGATGCGCGGGGTGGTGGCTTCCCTGATCGACAAGACAGCCTGGAAACGGGGCAGCTACGACCGGGAAGACGGGCTCCAGAGCTTTGCCGGTATCATCGGCCAGACCCCGGCCATGAAGCAGGTCTTTCAACAGATCCGTGATCTGGCCGCCTATGACGCGCCGGTTCATATTTCCGGCGAAACCGGTACCGGCAAGGAGCTGGTGGCCAGGGCCATTCACAGCGAAAGTACCCGCCGGGACAACCTCTTTGTTCCCATCAACTGCGGCGCTCTGCCGGAAGGCCTGGTGGAGAGCGAACTGTTCGGCCACATCAAGGGATCGTTTTCAGGGGCCGTGCGCGACAAAAAGGGCCGCTTTGAACTGGCCGACAGGGGCACCCTGTTTCTGGACGAAATCGCCGAACTGCCCAAGACTGCCCAGGTCAAGCTGCTGCGCTTCCTGCAGGAAGGCATCCTGGAAAAAGTGGGCAGCGAAAAAATTCTGACCGCCAACGTGCGGATCGTCAGCGCCTCCAACAAAGATCTGAAAAAAGAGGTGGAGAAAGGCACCTTCCGGGATGACCTCTATTACCGCATCAACGTCATTCCCATCGTGCTGCCGCCCCTGCGCGAGCGGAAAAACGACATTCCCCTGCTGGTGCGCCATTTCCTGAATGCCGAACATAATCGTCACAACGGCAAGCGGCCGGAGATTTCCGACGAGGCCCTGGCCGCGATCATGGATTATTCCTGGCCGGGAAATGTCCGGGAGCTGGAAAACACCATTCAGTTCGCCGTTATCAAATGCCGCAACAACATTATCAAGCCCGCCGATCTGCCCATGGAACTGGTCCGGTCCGGCGAACGTTCCGGCCAGCGCGGTCCTGTCCCGAAGCTTGACGGCCGATCGGTGAAAGAAGCCCTGGAGAAGGCCGGGGGGAACAAGTCCAAGGCCGCCCGGCTGCTGGGCGTGGGCCGGGCGACGCTGTACCGGTTTCTGGAAATCCATCCGGAGCTGGACATCGCCGATCAATAG